The DNA segment AGCTCAAGTTCCCGCCGCTCACCGTCAGCGTCCCCGACCCGGACCCGGCCACGTCCCACACGCCTCCGGACGCGACCAGCTGGCCGCTCACGGTCCCGGAAAAGTCGCCGCCGCTGGAAACCGTGAGAGGATCGGCGATCACCGTCCCGCCGCCGCTGAGGGACTCCACCGAAGCGGAGCCGACGAAGCCAAGGCCAGCGTCGTAGGTCGCGCCGCCGGAAACCGTGAGGGGCCCGGAGCCGATGGTGCCGATTAGGGTTTCCCCTCTCACCACCGTGCGTCCGCGGAGTTGAAACGGATAAAGGCCGAAGCGAACGCGGCGAGGGCGGCGGCGATAGGTGTCAATCCATCCGCGGTTAAACGCGCCGATGCAATCTAGCGCAAAGCGCCGGAACTCGCAGGAAGATAACAGAAGGGAGGCCTCTGGGCCTCCCCTGGGATTCTCTGACTGGCGATGTCTTTAACCGTGTCGGAGTGCCTTTTCATCATCAAGGACAGCTACAGCCTTACGCAGGCCATCGGGGGCAAGGTGGGAATATCTCAGTGTCATTGCTGTATTGCTGTGGCCGCAGAGTTTGCTGACTGTCAGAAGGTCGATCCCGCTCTGGACAAGTGAACTGGCGAAGCTGTGCCGGAGGTCATGAAAACGGAAGTCCTTTATATCGGCTCTTTTCCGAAGATTCCCCCACATGTACTGAATATTTTTTACTGTGAACACGGGGGAATTATCTGGAGGATTGCCACAGGCAAGCCGCCACGTTGCGAGGGCCTGTATTGCTGTGGAGTTTAACGGAAGGTCAATCAGTTTTCCCCCCTTGGCATGTTCGGGAAGGACTGTGACGGTCTTACTGTCAAAGTTGATGTCCTTCCAGTGCAGAGAGAGCATACTGCCTTTTCTGAGTCCGCTGTTGAGTCCGAGTGTAACAAGCGGTTTCAGGCAGGCAGGTGTAGCAGGATCATCGAGGGCTTTTAACAGGCGATCCTTTTCATCGGGGGAGAGGAAGCGGGTCACGGCTTCCGAGTCGTTCTCTTTAAGGCGCTTCACTCGTTCGATGGGGTTCTGTCCGATGAGCCCGATTTCTACCGCGTGATTGAGTGCAGCTCTGAGCAGCGCCAGCCTGACGTTCAGCGTTTTTGCCTTCACTTCCTCATGTCGTTTCGTCTGCCACGTCATAATATCAGTCAAGCGGATACGATCCAGAGGTGTGTTCATGAGGGATTTAAATTCGAAGGATATTCTGCCAAGTGTCATTTTTGTGTCTCTATGGGTGGAAGAATACCAGGGGATATAGACATCCGTCAGATATTCCCCCAATGTCGGGACAGCAGCTTTTTTCTCATGAGGCTTTTCACCCCTGGCGATCTTCGAGAGGAAGTCTCTGGCAAGGTCGCGAGCTTCCGCCACGGTCAGGACATCGGCGCTTCCCAGCTTGTG comes from the Synergistaceae bacterium genome and includes:
- a CDS encoding site-specific integrase, yielding MSIKLTQGNFQTVAPEGKSRWINDTGLRGLCLYVAMDNRRTWYISYTADGRKSHHKLGSADVLTVAEARDLARDFLSKIARGEKPHEKKAAVPTLGEYLTDVYIPWYSSTHRDTKMTLGRISFEFKSLMNTPLDRIRLTDIMTWQTKRHEEVKAKTLNVRLALLRAALNHAVEIGLIGQNPIERVKRLKENDSEAVTRFLSPDEKDRLLKALDDPATPACLKPLVTLGLNSGLRKGSMLSLHWKDINFDSKTVTVLPEHAKGGKLIDLPLNSTAIQALATWRLACGNPPDNSPVFTVKNIQYMWGNLRKRADIKDFRFHDLRHSFASSLVQSGIDLLTVSKLCGHSNTAMTLRYSHLAPDGLRKAVAVLDDEKALRHG